From the genome of Perca flavescens isolate YP-PL-M2 chromosome 1, PFLA_1.0, whole genome shotgun sequence, one region includes:
- the hypk gene encoding huntingtin-interacting protein K — translation MAAEGDVDLDLEADENCTGKPAEKPRKHDSGAADLERVTDYAEEKEISSSDLETAMSVIGDRRSREQKAKQEREKELAKVTIKKEDVELIMSEMEISRSVAERSLREHMGNVVEALVALTN, via the exons ATGGCGGCAGAGGGAGACGTCGATTTGGACCTGGAAGCCGACGAAAACTGTACGGGAAAACCGGCAGAAAAGCCTCGGAAACATGACAGCGGAGCCGCAGACTTGGAGAGAGTCACGGACTACGCGGAGGAGAAGGAAATCTCCAGCTCTGACTTAGAAACG GCAATGTCCGTGATCGGAGACAGAAGGTCACGAGAACAGAAAGCCAAACAAGAGAG AGAAAAAGAGTTGGCCAAAGTCACCATCAAGAAAGAGGATGTGGAACTAATt ATGTCAGAGATGGAGATTTCGAGGTCCGTGGCGGAGCGCAGTCTGAGGGAACACATGGGGAACGTGGTGGAGGCTCTGGTGGCTCTGACCAACTGA